A window of the Dyadobacter pollutisoli genome harbors these coding sequences:
- a CDS encoding response regulator, which yields MSYTKRVLIAEDSSVIQNLARKILEFQHYEITSVKNGEQVLQLLEKEDFDIILLDINMPVMDGMECARSIRKLPNEKKAKTPIVAITGNAKNYSEEDFKEAGFDDALMKPLNFDRLVEVVAHLTE from the coding sequence ATGTCATACACAAAACGAGTACTCATTGCCGAAGACAGTTCAGTGATTCAAAATCTGGCAAGGAAGATTCTGGAATTTCAACATTACGAGATCACTTCGGTGAAAAATGGAGAACAAGTATTGCAACTCCTTGAAAAAGAAGATTTCGATATCATTTTGCTGGATATCAATATGCCTGTGATGGATGGAATGGAGTGCGCAAGAAGCATTCGTAAGTTGCCAAACGAGAAGAAAGCCAAAACACCGATTGTGGCCATAACAGGTAATGCCAAGAATTACTCTGAGGAAGATTTCAAAGAAGCAGGATTTGATGATGCGTTGATGAAACCGTTAAATTTTGACCGCTTGGTTGAAGTGGTTGCGCATTTGACAGAATAA
- a CDS encoding DinB family protein, whose translation MKRSDINPMPPFFDRYINLVEDIDIFEAFEKYTPGQVYCEISKLSALGDQVYAENKWTVRDILQHVIDNERIMSYRALRFSRNDRTELPGYDEAVLGANTMAGQRTIQDLMEEFEQVRASTKLMFKYMSEGMIQCAGTANQTRITPLALGFVIIGHPVHHMNVIRDKYFPLLELS comes from the coding sequence ATGAAAAGATCAGACATTAACCCGATGCCACCCTTCTTTGACCGTTACATTAATCTGGTCGAGGACATCGATATTTTTGAGGCCTTTGAAAAATACACCCCCGGGCAGGTCTACTGTGAAATCTCAAAGTTAAGCGCGCTGGGCGACCAGGTTTACGCGGAAAACAAATGGACCGTTCGTGATATTTTGCAGCATGTCATTGACAATGAACGGATCATGTCCTACCGTGCTTTGCGTTTTTCAAGAAATGATCGAACCGAGCTTCCCGGTTATGATGAAGCCGTTCTGGGCGCCAATACCATGGCCGGTCAGCGCACGATCCAGGATTTGATGGAAGAATTTGAGCAGGTGCGGGCCTCTACCAAGCTGATGTTCAAATACATGAGCGAAGGTATGATCCAATGCGCAGGGACGGCCAATCAAACCCGCATTACTCCTCTGGCATTGGGATTTGTGATCATCGGGCACCCGGTCCACCACATGAATGTGATCCGGGACAAATATTTTCCATTGTTGGAGCTTTCCTGA
- a CDS encoding DUF1684 domain-containing protein translates to MFKNKVIRYSTIAMVIAILAYFVAENFTGLSAGSSAEDLIAASPEKYKTKIQQERAAKDEQFKTTEDSPIADKASFHGLHYFEPDLTFRIKANISPYMKEDKEVIVKYTDGTSEKYEKYGYANFTVGGKPQKLLLLKNESVISVLFRDATSGKETYGGGRYLDYPLSEIKNNVIVLDFNKAYNPYCVYQSSYACPVPPAENTLTVPIQAGELTESAVHE, encoded by the coding sequence ATGTTCAAAAATAAAGTAATCCGATACAGCACGATCGCGATGGTCATCGCAATCCTGGCATATTTTGTAGCAGAAAATTTCACTGGCCTCAGCGCGGGCTCTTCCGCCGAAGATTTGATCGCGGCCAGCCCTGAAAAGTATAAAACCAAGATCCAGCAGGAGCGCGCCGCCAAAGATGAACAGTTCAAAACCACCGAGGACTCCCCCATTGCCGACAAAGCCAGCTTTCACGGGTTGCATTACTTTGAGCCGGATCTGACATTTCGCATTAAAGCCAATATCTCCCCTTACATGAAGGAGGATAAGGAGGTGATAGTCAAATATACGGACGGTACTTCTGAAAAATACGAAAAATACGGCTATGCCAATTTTACCGTCGGTGGTAAGCCTCAAAAGCTGCTGCTGCTAAAAAATGAAAGCGTGATCTCGGTTCTGTTCAGGGACGCAACCAGCGGTAAAGAAACCTATGGCGGCGGGCGTTACCTGGATTATCCGCTTTCAGAAATCAAGAATAATGTCATCGTTCTGGACTTTAACAAGGCCTATAATCCTTACTGCGTATACCAGTCCAGCTATGCATGTCCTGTCCCACCGGCCGAGAACACGCTCACAGTACCCATCCAGGCCGGCGAGCTGACCGAATCTGCTGTGCATGAGTGA
- a CDS encoding DUF6265 family protein: MKRTGTFIIGLRRWTALSAILLLMAFSQVTDFTKQDFEKLKPLSGLWVSKRANGDIYEQWARSSDSELTGRSYKMMKTDTMLLESMKLYHRGGEIVFAPVAARQNNEKEVLFKLRSIAGNEFVFENLQHDFPQRIVYRLISRDSLHAYIEGQVQAKNKRIDYPYSRIH, from the coding sequence ATGAAGCGGACCGGTACATTCATCATCGGCTTACGGCGGTGGACTGCGCTATCAGCTATTTTGCTGCTGATGGCTTTTTCACAGGTAACTGATTTTACAAAGCAGGATTTTGAAAAGCTGAAACCATTGTCGGGCCTTTGGGTCAGCAAGCGGGCTAACGGTGATATCTATGAACAGTGGGCCAGGTCTTCGGACTCGGAGCTGACCGGTAGGAGCTATAAAATGATGAAAACCGATACAATGCTGCTGGAAAGCATGAAGCTGTACCACAGGGGAGGTGAGATTGTGTTCGCGCCCGTGGCTGCACGGCAGAACAATGAAAAAGAGGTGCTTTTCAAGCTGAGATCCATTGCCGGAAACGAGTTTGTCTTCGAGAATTTACAGCACGACTTTCCACAGCGGATCGTCTACCGGCTCATATCGCGCGACTCGCTACATGCCTATATTGAAGGGCAGGTCCAGGCAAAAAACAAACGAATTGATTATCCTTATAGTAGAATACATTAA
- a CDS encoding phosphatase PAP2 family protein encodes MKNTNLFGGFDFSYAKALLLLVTVVSSCTKTVDEPVAGVNTPSSLDQDAGNWKPYVLTSTSEVAVATPTAVTSEYYKTELKKLKDIAAAVTPQQKEQVNYWGAGAVFRWNEIGRELAARYNTPPASDKDGKYPLPDAANPLADPKFPFANPPYTARALAYLSVAQYDALISAWNYKLKYNRKAPSKTDESIKTLLPVTDLPSYPSEDAVVAEASFLVLKAMFPGEVPFLEEKLAQHKNSRLWAGMNVESDILAGAELGKAVGAKVMARAKTDGMSAANNQAKTAEMIANAKTIGTTEVWLSQEFPKRPPMLPTYGFVTPWNFDKATLPTLRPTPPPAIGSAEFTKNMDELRDIAKNQTREQAKIASFWSDGVGSYTPPGHWHRRGADLCHKNNFSEVRTARTLALLGTALQDAGIACWDAKFYFYYPRPNQMDSKVKTSVGLPNFPSYTSGHSTFSGAAAELLAYIFPAEKQKLDAMALEASVSRIYGLIHYRFDCDAGLSSGHKVGEYAVQRAKADGAQ; translated from the coding sequence ATGAAAAATACAAACCTATTCGGCGGCTTTGATTTCAGCTACGCCAAAGCATTGCTACTGCTTGTAACGGTCGTTTCTTCGTGTACCAAAACCGTAGACGAACCCGTTGCGGGCGTTAATACACCTTCAAGTCTGGATCAGGATGCCGGCAACTGGAAACCTTATGTGCTGACATCGACAAGCGAGGTGGCTGTGGCAACGCCCACGGCCGTTACTTCTGAATACTACAAAACCGAGCTCAAAAAACTCAAAGACATTGCCGCCGCTGTTACACCGCAGCAAAAGGAACAGGTTAATTATTGGGGAGCGGGCGCGGTATTTCGCTGGAACGAAATTGGCCGAGAGCTGGCCGCGCGTTACAATACGCCGCCAGCGTCTGACAAAGACGGTAAGTATCCCTTGCCCGATGCTGCCAACCCACTGGCTGACCCCAAGTTTCCTTTTGCCAACCCGCCTTATACGGCGCGTGCACTGGCCTACCTGAGCGTGGCCCAGTACGACGCATTGATCAGCGCATGGAATTACAAATTGAAGTATAACCGCAAAGCGCCTTCGAAAACGGATGAGTCCATCAAGACGCTCCTTCCCGTTACCGACCTGCCCTCCTATCCATCCGAAGATGCGGTCGTAGCAGAGGCCTCATTCCTTGTTTTGAAAGCCATGTTCCCGGGCGAGGTACCGTTTTTGGAAGAAAAACTCGCCCAGCATAAAAACAGCCGTCTTTGGGCGGGTATGAATGTGGAAAGTGATATTCTCGCAGGAGCGGAACTGGGTAAAGCAGTAGGCGCCAAAGTAATGGCCAGGGCCAAGACGGACGGTATGAGCGCGGCCAACAACCAGGCTAAAACAGCTGAAATGATTGCCAATGCCAAAACCATTGGTACCACTGAGGTTTGGCTCAGCCAGGAATTCCCTAAGCGCCCTCCTATGCTTCCGACCTATGGCTTTGTTACGCCATGGAACTTTGATAAAGCAACCCTTCCAACTTTGCGCCCCACTCCTCCTCCGGCTATAGGAAGCGCCGAGTTCACAAAGAACATGGACGAGCTGCGTGATATTGCCAAAAATCAGACCCGCGAGCAGGCTAAAATTGCAAGTTTCTGGTCAGACGGGGTAGGAAGCTATACGCCTCCGGGCCACTGGCACCGCAGGGGCGCCGATCTGTGTCACAAAAACAATTTCAGTGAAGTACGTACGGCCCGCACGCTTGCGCTGCTGGGTACTGCATTGCAGGATGCGGGGATTGCCTGCTGGGATGCCAAATTCTATTTTTACTACCCGCGTCCTAACCAGATGGATAGCAAAGTAAAAACTTCGGTAGGCTTGCCCAACTTCCCTTCTTACACGTCGGGACATTCGACTTTCTCGGGCGCTGCGGCTGAACTGCTGGCCTATATTTTCCCTGCTGAAAAACAAAAACTCGACGCGATGGCCCTTGAAGCTTCGGTTTCCCGCATTTACGGATTAATCCATTACCGCTTCGACTGTGACGCCGGCTTATCATCGGGTCACAAAGTCGGTGAATATGCCGTGCAGCGCGCCAAAGCTGACGGAGCGCAATAA
- a CDS encoding DUF819 family protein, producing MITNDAVVLGLLMLILAAIFYTASLSRWKKFYRVIPPLLLCYFIPGLLNSFGIVNGATSQLYPVVSKYFLPACLVLFTIGMDWKSLASLGPKALLAMLAGTAGVMIGGPVALWIVGLVSPQTVAGQGADAVWRGLATIAGSWIGGGANQTALREVFHPSDALFSQMVAVDVLVAELWMAALIYGAGMASKIDQLLGADSSQVQQLKEHLDSDQMANEKTPAMRDYIFLAAAGFGATGAAHGLAEIITPYLSENYPALAKYSLTSNFFWVITIATLIGIALSVTPVRKLEYLGASKLGSVFLYVLIATIGMQMDLGAVAGNPGLFAIGLIWISIHGIILILVCKWLKIPFFFLAVGSQANVGGSASASVVAAAFHPSLAPVGVLLAILGYAIGTYGGYLTALMMQWVSAG from the coding sequence ATGATTACAAACGACGCGGTCGTACTGGGCCTTTTGATGCTCATTCTTGCAGCTATCTTCTATACTGCGTCCCTTTCGCGGTGGAAAAAATTCTACAGAGTCATTCCTCCGCTGCTGCTTTGCTACTTTATTCCCGGCCTGCTTAATTCCTTTGGCATTGTCAATGGGGCTACTTCTCAGCTTTATCCGGTGGTATCCAAATATTTTCTGCCGGCATGTCTGGTGCTTTTCACCATTGGAATGGACTGGAAATCCCTGGCCAGTCTTGGCCCGAAAGCACTCCTGGCGATGCTCGCAGGTACGGCAGGTGTCATGATTGGCGGCCCGGTTGCACTATGGATCGTGGGACTGGTAAGCCCCCAAACCGTGGCGGGCCAGGGAGCGGACGCCGTCTGGCGGGGGCTGGCGACCATTGCAGGAAGCTGGATCGGGGGTGGCGCCAATCAAACCGCATTACGGGAAGTGTTTCATCCCAGCGACGCATTGTTCTCACAAATGGTCGCTGTGGACGTACTGGTCGCCGAGCTTTGGATGGCCGCGCTGATCTACGGAGCAGGGATGGCTTCCAAAATCGACCAGCTACTTGGCGCCGACAGCAGCCAGGTGCAGCAGCTAAAGGAGCATCTGGACTCAGATCAAATGGCCAATGAAAAGACACCTGCCATGCGCGATTACATTTTTCTGGCTGCTGCCGGCTTCGGAGCGACAGGTGCGGCGCATGGGCTGGCCGAAATCATTACGCCATACCTATCCGAAAACTATCCTGCTCTTGCCAAATATAGCCTTACTTCTAACTTTTTCTGGGTCATTACCATCGCTACATTGATCGGTATCGCACTCTCTGTCACCCCGGTGCGCAAACTGGAATACTTGGGGGCTTCCAAACTGGGATCGGTGTTTTTATATGTGCTCATTGCTACCATCGGCATGCAGATGGATTTGGGAGCAGTTGCCGGCAACCCCGGCCTTTTTGCCATTGGGCTGATCTGGATCAGCATTCACGGCATCATTTTGATTTTGGTGTGTAAATGGCTTAAAATACCATTCTTTTTTCTGGCCGTGGGAAGTCAGGCCAATGTGGGCGGCTCGGCCTCGGCATCTGTGGTAGCAGCGGCTTTTCACCCTTCATTGGCACCAGTTGGCGTTTTACTCGCTATATTAGGGTATGCAATCGGTACCTATGGCGGTTACCTGACGGCTTTAATGATGCAATGGGTCAGCGCAGGTTAA
- a CDS encoding YdeI/OmpD-associated family protein: MQRPLVDQKYKLEKIQGKGGWTYVLIAEVPPSKRARFGWVKVKGKIDDFELFSYRLMPMGNGMLFLPVRAEIRKKIKKKEGDWVHVTLYEDQTPLDVPQELLDCLQDEPRAYENFMALPEGAQKEYRDWVYAAKREQTKVDRIAKMIDMLLKGLRLTGSKYL; the protein is encoded by the coding sequence ATGCAAAGGCCACTGGTCGATCAAAAATATAAGCTGGAAAAAATTCAGGGAAAAGGCGGCTGGACCTATGTGCTCATTGCAGAAGTACCTCCAAGTAAGAGGGCCCGTTTCGGTTGGGTAAAGGTCAAGGGAAAAATAGACGATTTTGAACTGTTTAGCTACCGTTTAATGCCGATGGGCAACGGCATGCTTTTCCTTCCGGTACGGGCTGAGATCAGAAAAAAGATCAAGAAAAAAGAAGGCGACTGGGTGCATGTTACTTTATATGAAGACCAAACGCCGCTGGACGTTCCCCAGGAGCTGCTGGACTGCCTGCAAGACGAGCCGCGGGCTTATGAAAACTTTATGGCATTACCCGAAGGCGCTCAGAAAGAATACCGGGACTGGGTGTATGCTGCCAAAAGGGAGCAGACAAAAGTAGACCGGATCGCCAAAATGATCGATATGCTGCTGAAAGGGCTCCGATTGACAGGTAGTAAATATCTGTGA
- a CDS encoding molybdopterin-dependent oxidoreductase, whose translation MEEKSKLDKIVEARMKLKARFEDQMAGTPSVSDPKPMGSGQINRHGMPKLPVGQIQTNKWPVLDLGFKPDISHQKWKLVIDGQVESPVTLTWDDFMALPQTEDTSDFHCVTTWSRMDVPWKGVRLADLAALVLPKSSATHILCYGYDKYTTNLSLEEALKEDVMLVHTADNKPLERDHGGPVRMITPQLYAWKGSKWISRIEFLSSNELGFWELRGYSNTAYPWRNDRYS comes from the coding sequence ATGGAAGAAAAAAGCAAATTAGACAAAATCGTGGAGGCGCGCATGAAGCTGAAAGCCCGCTTTGAAGATCAAATGGCAGGTACGCCCTCCGTTTCGGATCCAAAACCGATGGGTAGTGGTCAAATTAACCGCCATGGCATGCCCAAACTGCCCGTCGGGCAAATCCAAACCAATAAATGGCCGGTACTGGATTTGGGTTTCAAGCCTGATATTTCGCATCAGAAATGGAAGTTGGTCATCGATGGCCAGGTAGAATCCCCCGTTACATTAACCTGGGATGATTTCATGGCGCTGCCGCAAACCGAGGATACCAGCGACTTTCACTGTGTTACCACCTGGTCGCGAATGGATGTTCCCTGGAAAGGGGTCCGCCTGGCTGATCTTGCCGCGTTGGTGCTACCCAAGTCTTCGGCGACACATATATTATGTTACGGCTATGATAAATACACGACCAATCTCTCGTTGGAGGAAGCATTAAAAGAAGATGTAATGCTGGTTCACACGGCAGACAACAAACCCCTGGAACGTGATCATGGCGGGCCGGTCAGGATGATCACCCCCCAGCTTTATGCATGGAAAGGCAGCAAATGGATCAGCCGGATCGAGTTTTTGTCTTCCAATGAACTGGGATTCTGGGAATTGAGAGGCTATTCCAATACAGCCTATCCCTGGCGCAATGACCGGTATAGCTAG
- a CDS encoding (2Fe-2S)-binding protein, which translates to MANYNLLVNGKRVKVDVEPDMPLLWVVRDFVGLKGTKFGCGMALCGACTVHLNGQPTRACQTPVSSIGKNDKITTIEGIGDGKMHIIQNAWIEEQVPQCGYCQSGQIMSAVALLKANPDPTDADIDAAMSGNLCRCGTYDRIRKAIHRAAGEMKVSESGIGKR; encoded by the coding sequence ATGGCGAATTATAACTTATTGGTAAATGGCAAAAGGGTAAAGGTCGATGTCGAGCCTGATATGCCTTTGCTTTGGGTAGTACGGGATTTTGTGGGGTTGAAAGGGACGAAATTTGGTTGCGGAATGGCCTTGTGCGGTGCCTGCACGGTGCACTTGAACGGGCAGCCCACCCGCGCCTGCCAGACGCCTGTGTCCAGCATCGGAAAAAATGATAAGATCACGACCATCGAAGGAATCGGGGACGGCAAAATGCATATCATCCAGAATGCCTGGATCGAAGAGCAGGTTCCTCAATGTGGCTACTGCCAGTCCGGACAGATTATGTCTGCCGTGGCTTTACTGAAAGCGAATCCCGATCCGACCGACGCGGATATTGACGCTGCGATGAGCGGAAACCTTTGCCGCTGCGGTACTTACGACCGGATCCGGAAGGCCATTCACCGTGCTGCGGGAGAAATGAAGGTTTCGGAAAGCGGAATTGGAAAAAGGTAG
- a CDS encoding TfoX/Sxy family protein produces MAYDEKLANRIREALIDQADVAEKTMFQGLGFMVEDKLCICVRNDVLLCRIGPDAYEAALEMNGVAPMIHNGKMMKGYVFVSPEGYLQKDAFDEWVRQCLIFNKVAKSSKKKK; encoded by the coding sequence ATGGCTTATGATGAAAAGCTGGCTAACCGGATCCGGGAAGCATTGATCGATCAGGCAGATGTGGCGGAAAAAACCATGTTCCAGGGACTTGGATTTATGGTGGAGGATAAGCTCTGCATCTGCGTGCGCAACGATGTTCTGCTTTGCCGCATCGGGCCGGATGCCTATGAGGCTGCCCTGGAGATGAATGGGGTGGCTCCTATGATACACAACGGTAAAATGATGAAAGGCTATGTTTTTGTAAGCCCGGAAGGTTACCTGCAAAAGGATGCTTTTGATGAGTGGGTCCGACAGTGCCTGATTTTCAATAAAGTGGCTAAATCATCCAAAAAGAAAAAGTAA
- a CDS encoding DinB family protein has translation MIISEETKSATADRQLFIKMVVSNWELQNQRFNGLIDNLSDEQMLLPVAAGKNRAVYLLGHMIAVNDGIIPLLGLGERLFPDLETPFVKNPDDITAQIPSVAELRGNWVELNKTLTAYFNEMSADEWFTKHSAISEENFAKEPHRNKLNILINRTNHEAYHLGQLIFLKP, from the coding sequence ATGATCATCTCAGAAGAAACAAAATCAGCTACGGCCGACAGGCAATTATTTATCAAAATGGTAGTTTCCAACTGGGAGCTGCAAAATCAAAGATTCAATGGCCTGATCGACAACTTGTCGGATGAGCAAATGTTATTGCCTGTGGCTGCGGGAAAAAACAGGGCCGTCTACCTGCTGGGCCACATGATTGCAGTCAATGACGGAATAATTCCGCTGCTGGGACTGGGAGAAAGGCTATTTCCTGACCTGGAAACACCTTTTGTCAAAAATCCCGATGATATAACCGCGCAAATCCCATCGGTAGCAGAATTAAGAGGCAACTGGGTAGAATTAAACAAAACACTTACGGCTTATTTCAATGAAATGTCGGCCGATGAGTGGTTTACCAAACACAGCGCGATTTCCGAGGAGAATTTCGCCAAAGAGCCGCATCGCAACAAGCTTAACATTTTGATCAACAGGACCAACCACGAGGCATATCACCTTGGACAACTGATTTTTTTGAAACCCTGA
- a CDS encoding xanthine dehydrogenase family protein molybdopterin-binding subunit, with protein sequence MENIQTSRRDFIKASGLATFGLALGISGFTRDAALKKITPAILRLEINPFIIIDTAGNITLVNPRPDMGQGSTQAVPSLLAEELEVSLEKVLIVQSDGMGKYGSQTSGGSSSVRELWMPIRKAGAAAREMLTSAAAKKWNVQVSECTAEDGKILHKATGKSLTYGELADDASKLEIPKDPKLKEAKDFKIIGKYNKRLDVPERVNGKAVYGIDVDIEGMVYASILHSPAIHGKVVSIDDSEAKKIKGVLQIIKTERTMPHRSSEAVAVVATNWWAALKGKKALRVQWDNAGYEKSLTTASYFAQTYEAAQKEGINFEEKGDFTAKYAAAKDKLQAQYETPFLAHAPIEPENAVVHVKEDGSVEIWAPVQGPDWALRDVCGYLKIKPEQVKINVTLLGGAFGRKAYHDFLLEACHISRELKKPVKVIWTREDDITQGPYRPGMLSHLQGFVEDGKITGYHHHAIGESIVSQVFKGLKDDEADPWLSEEISTGNNKYHFSSASKVSWTHVKTDIPVVWWRSVYASNFGWGQECFIDELAHLAKKDPLKARLEILPDDRFKKVLETLAEKANWDEKLPEGTGKGIAVFKSFGSISACCITVSKSGQGVKIDKVISVIDCGHYVNPDNVKAQTEGNIVMGITAAIKDGITFTNGVCDQSNYHQYNVLRLNETPAMEVYIVDSGAVPGGVGEPGLPPVAPALGNAVFAATGKRLRKLPFNITNLA encoded by the coding sequence TTGGAAAATATACAAACCTCACGCCGCGATTTTATCAAAGCCTCGGGCCTGGCCACATTTGGGCTGGCACTGGGCATTTCAGGATTTACCAGGGATGCGGCTCTGAAAAAAATCACGCCCGCTATTTTGAGGCTGGAAATCAATCCCTTTATCATCATTGATACCGCCGGCAACATTACATTGGTCAATCCGCGCCCGGACATGGGACAGGGTTCTACCCAGGCTGTTCCGTCACTTCTGGCCGAAGAGCTGGAAGTAAGCCTTGAAAAAGTCCTGATCGTTCAGAGTGACGGTATGGGTAAGTACGGCAGCCAGACTTCCGGGGGAAGCAGCTCGGTCAGGGAGCTTTGGATGCCGATCCGGAAAGCCGGGGCAGCGGCCCGGGAAATGCTGACGAGCGCCGCCGCAAAAAAATGGAATGTTCAGGTGAGCGAATGCACCGCCGAAGATGGAAAGATACTCCACAAGGCAACCGGCAAAAGCCTGACATATGGTGAGCTGGCCGACGATGCTTCCAAACTGGAAATCCCCAAAGACCCCAAGTTAAAGGAGGCAAAGGATTTCAAGATCATTGGCAAATACAATAAAAGACTTGACGTCCCCGAGCGCGTCAATGGCAAGGCCGTTTACGGAATTGACGTGGACATTGAAGGGATGGTTTATGCCAGCATTCTGCATTCACCTGCTATACACGGTAAAGTGGTTTCCATTGATGACTCGGAGGCCAAAAAAATAAAAGGGGTTTTGCAAATCATCAAAACCGAGCGTACGATGCCCCACCGCAGCTCAGAGGCGGTAGCGGTGGTGGCTACCAACTGGTGGGCTGCTTTGAAAGGGAAAAAAGCCCTGCGTGTACAATGGGACAATGCAGGTTATGAAAAATCATTGACTACCGCCAGCTATTTTGCCCAAACTTATGAGGCCGCCCAAAAAGAAGGCATCAATTTCGAGGAAAAAGGTGACTTTACCGCCAAATACGCAGCAGCTAAGGATAAGCTGCAAGCGCAGTACGAAACGCCTTTTCTGGCGCACGCCCCGATTGAGCCGGAAAATGCCGTAGTGCATGTGAAAGAGGATGGCTCGGTGGAAATTTGGGCGCCTGTGCAGGGGCCTGACTGGGCGCTTCGTGACGTCTGCGGCTATTTAAAGATTAAGCCTGAGCAGGTGAAAATCAATGTGACGCTGCTCGGAGGAGCCTTCGGCCGGAAGGCTTACCACGATTTTCTTCTGGAAGCGTGCCACATTTCAAGGGAGCTTAAAAAGCCCGTTAAGGTGATCTGGACGCGGGAGGATGACATTACACAGGGGCCTTATCGCCCAGGAATGCTGAGTCACTTGCAGGGTTTTGTGGAAGACGGTAAAATCACGGGCTATCACCATCATGCGATCGGGGAGTCGATTGTGAGCCAGGTCTTCAAGGGATTAAAAGACGATGAAGCAGATCCCTGGCTGAGCGAAGAGATCAGTACCGGTAACAATAAATATCATTTCAGTTCGGCCTCAAAAGTGAGCTGGACGCATGTGAAGACGGATATTCCCGTGGTCTGGTGGCGCTCGGTATATGCTTCCAATTTCGGCTGGGGTCAGGAATGTTTCATTGACGAGCTGGCGCATCTTGCCAAAAAGGACCCATTGAAGGCCCGGTTGGAAATACTGCCGGACGACCGTTTCAAAAAAGTGCTCGAAACCCTGGCTGAAAAAGCGAATTGGGATGAAAAACTTCCTGAGGGCACTGGTAAAGGCATCGCTGTCTTTAAGTCATTTGGCAGTATATCAGCTTGCTGTATCACGGTTTCCAAAAGCGGGCAGGGCGTTAAGATCGATAAGGTGATCTCCGTTATTGACTGCGGTCATTATGTGAATCCCGATAATGTCAAAGCGCAGACGGAAGGCAATATCGTCATGGGGATCACGGCCGCCATTAAGGACGGTATTACCTTTACCAATGGCGTTTGCGACCAGAGTAACTACCATCAGTACAATGTGCTCAGACTCAATGAAACGCCGGCCATGGAGGTGTATATCGTCGATAGCGGGGCTGTTCCGGGAGGAGTAGGGGAGCCGGGATTACCACCGGTGGCACCTGCACTGGGCAACGCGGTTTTTGCTGCTACCGGAAAAAGGCTGCGCAAACTACCCTTTAACATTACTAATCTGGCCTAA
- a CDS encoding MBL fold metallo-hydrolase: protein MRITFLGTGTSQGIPVIACECAVCRSNDQHDKRLRTSVWIQANGKSFVIDTGPDFRQQMLRANVKELDAAIFTHQHKDHTAGLDDIRAFNHRQQKDMPLYGRLEVLNQIRSEFAYAFSEKRYPGVPHFELHPIENRPFEIEGVRFIPIEVMHHKLAVYGYRIGDFTYITDANFISEEEQQKIIGSQVLVLDTLQKEPHLSHFTLSQALELIDKLNVPQAYLTHISHKLGLHAAVESELPPHVKLAYDGLMLDF, encoded by the coding sequence ATGAGGATTACATTTTTAGGAACCGGCACCTCGCAGGGAATACCCGTTATTGCCTGCGAGTGTGCCGTTTGCCGTTCTAATGATCAGCATGATAAGCGTTTACGGACTTCCGTTTGGATACAGGCCAACGGCAAATCCTTTGTCATAGATACCGGCCCCGATTTTCGTCAGCAAATGTTGAGGGCCAATGTGAAAGAGCTTGATGCTGCGATTTTTACACACCAGCACAAAGACCACACCGCCGGCCTGGACGACATCCGCGCATTTAACCATCGTCAGCAAAAGGATATGCCCTTGTATGGCAGACTGGAAGTGCTCAACCAGATCCGGAGCGAATTTGCCTACGCTTTTTCTGAAAAACGCTATCCGGGCGTCCCGCATTTCGAGCTGCACCCGATTGAAAACCGTCCCTTTGAGATCGAAGGAGTCCGGTTCATTCCTATCGAAGTCATGCATCACAAGCTGGCTGTTTACGGCTACCGGATCGGGGACTTCACCTACATTACCGATGCTAATTTTATCTCCGAAGAAGAGCAGCAGAAAATAATAGGCTCGCAGGTACTGGTCTTAGATACCCTGCAAAAAGAGCCGCATTTGTCTCATTTTACGCTTTCGCAGGCGCTGGAGCTGATCGACAAATTGAATGTGCCCCAGGCTTATCTGACCCATATCAGCCACAAGCTCGGCCTGCATGCAGCCGTTGAAAGCGAATTGCCGCCGCACGTCAAGCTGGCCTACGACGGGCTGATGCTTGATTTTTAG